A single window of Anomaloglossus baeobatrachus isolate aAnoBae1 chromosome 5, aAnoBae1.hap1, whole genome shotgun sequence DNA harbors:
- the LOC142312637 gene encoding olfactory receptor 2B6-like produces the protein MVYENSSEGFTLMGFFEFPNSQFLLFFAFLTAYFLCILENIILIILVCLNSQLHSPMYFFLCNLSFLDICLTTLIHPKFLLTFLNMRSISFHECMGQLYLYIAFQSLEYLLLTVMSYDRYVAICNPLHYNIILNKKFCVILAVVTWLISFVDPAPIMRLVTKLPFCKSRKINHLFCDSVPLLKLSCGSITKLGIVIFIEGLILALPAFLFTLYTYVSIISVILKIQTAKGRLKAFSTCSSHLTVVSMLYVTLTCVYFLPSTSQSINDSKTVSLLNIVLIPMLNPVLYSLRNKDVKNAFLKLIKQN, from the coding sequence ATGGTCTACGAAAATTCATCAGAAGGATTTACCCTGATGGGCTTTTTCGAATTCCCAAATTCCCAGTTTTTACTCTTTTTTGCATTTCTGACTGCTTATTTCCTGTGCATATTGGAGAACATAATTCTCATTATTCTTGTCTGTCTTAATTCTCAGCTTCATTCTCCTATGTATTTCTTTCTTTGTAACCTGTCGTTCTTAGACATTTGCCTGACCACTCTCATTCATCCAAAATTCTTGCTGACATTTCTGAATATGAGATCAATATCCTTCCATGAATGCATGGGCCAGCTTTATCTTTACATTGCATTCCAAAGCTTGGAGTATCTTTTACTGACAGTCATGTCCTACGATCGCTATGTGGCCATCTGTAATCCTCTCCACTATAATATTATTTTGAATAAAAAGTTCTGTGTAATTCTAGCTGTTGTCACCTGGCTGATCAGTTTCGTAGATCCAGCCCCCATCATGCGATTAGTGACCAAGTTACCATTCTGCAAGTCACGTAAGATTAACCACCTATTTTGTGATTCTGTTCCATTACTGAAACTCTCTTGTGGAAGCATCACTAAATTAGGAATTGTTATTTTTATCGAGGGTCTCATCTTGGCATTACCAGCCTTCTTATTTACATTATATACGTATGTCTCTATCATTTCCGTCATTCTGAAGATCCAAACAGCAAAAGGAAGACTTAAAGCTTTCTCCACCTGCTCATCCCACCTAACAGTTGTATCTATGCTCTATGTGACTCTgacttgtgtgtattttttgcCTTCAACAAGTCAATCTATCAATGATTCTAAAACAGTTTCACTTCTAAATATAGTCCTTATTCCAATGCTAAACCCAGTCTTATACAGCCTCCGGAACAAAGATGTGAAAAATGCATTTCTGAAACTTATAAAACAAAACTAG